A window of Bacillus sp. DX3.1 genomic DNA:
TAATTGTCCTAAATCAAGTGATTGACTTAAATACGTTTTAAAACCGATACGAACAACAAGCAAACCGATTAAAATAAATACAAATGCCTTTGAGCGCTTTAAATAAATGTCTTGTTCACGCACTTCAAATTTTGATGTTTTAATAAGAAAAATGGAGAAAAACAAACCAACACCAATTGATTCTAATATTTCTGCTGGTGTTAATCGAAATTCTGGGAAGATATACATCAGTGCCCCTGTACTCATAAAAAACGGTGGGAGTATAATTTTTTTCAACGTTGCCGGTTTCTTTGCTGCTTTTAAACGAATAAACATCGCCCCAACAGCCATACACACGGCAACAATACTTGATAAAAGAACTAAGTTCATACTTTCTCATCCTTTTTTGTGGAAATATGAAACATATAGTTTTATTATATGCTTTTCTATTAGTATTTCCAACATTTTCACAGGATAATACTAAAAACCGGTGAAACCACCAAATAAACTTGAGAAATATGCAATAATTTTTGTCATCCAGTTAAAGTATAGGAATATCCCCATAATGATCATGATATATCCGCCGATTTTCACAAATGCCCCGCTATGTTTTTTAATCCAAGACATTTTCGTAATAAAAAATGATAGGATAAAAAATGGAATGGCAAACCCCAATATATAAGCAATCATATATATCATTGCTGATTCTGGATTCGTTGCAGCAAGAGCAATTACAGAAACTAAAATCGGTCCTGTACAAGGTGTCCAACCAGCAGCAAATGCCAAACCTATTAAAACAGATCCGATATAACCACTTGGCCGGCTTTTAAACGTGAATTTACGATCTTGCATTAAAAAAGTAGGTTTAAAAAGACCAATTAAGACAAGTCCAAAAGCAATAATAAAGATGGCACCTAACTGTCTTATTAAATCTTTATAATCTTGGAAGAACGATCCGAGAAAACTTGTACTAAATCCAATCGCGATAAACACAATTGAAAATCCAAGTAAGAAAAACGCTGTATGTGTCATACTTCTTCTGCGAAGCATTGCATTTTCTTCTTTCAATTCTGAAACTGACATTCCTGTTATGTACGATAAAAACGCCGGGTAAAGTGGTAAACAACACGGTGAAATAAACGATAAAAACCCAGCCCCGAACGCTAAAAAGATATTAATATCCTGCATCGTTTCACTCCTCTCCTCTACAATATTGTAGCAAAAACGAAAGAAAATAGTATGAACAATTCATGAATTCCCTATTTACAACATTTTAATAAGAGAAATTCTACTATAACTGCACACAATCGTTTTCTGTAAAACGGTTTCATTTTCCTTCTATTATAAATATATTCAACCTTTCATTAACATAACAAAGCTTCCTTCATTCAACAAATCATTTGTTTATATAAATCCATTTTGATTTTTCGACATATAAACCGCGGCTATGGATAACAAAAGGTGACCTGCACTCGTTTTCTCTCTTTGTTTTCACTATGTCTGGGCAGGAAAAGGTTCTGACTGCTTCTATGCATGGCCGGATGCTCTCTCCCACCTAAAAAGAAGGATTTTATGTCGGTTTTTTAATTTGTATTTATATATCTTCCACCTCGTTCTATACATTTCTTGTAAAAAAATATTTTTTTACAATGAAAACTTTATACACCCTTTTCCTTATTTTACGATACTTCTATAAGAATAAATTTCAAGATTATGCATAAATATCATACTTTTATTATTATTCTATAAAATGTCATACTTTTCTTTCAGTTGACCCTTCATTTTTAATTTTGTATACTTCCATCTAGTTATACATGTCCGTTTTTGAAAAAACACATATATAGATGGGAGGAGTTTTCATGCTTCGTTATTCTCTTTTAGTTTTATTAGGAGCATGTAGTTACGGGATTTTAGCTATCTTCGTTAAACTTGCATATGCAGAAGGCTTTTCACTTGGAGAAGTCATTGGTAGTCAATATTTGTTCGGTTGGTTTATTTTACTTGGCATTACACTACTGGTTTCTAGACATCGCGTGCCACTAAAACAAATGCTTATTTTATTTATCGCCGGAACTTCTGCTAGCTTTACTGGTATTTTTTATTACGGTTCTTTGCAAACTGTTCCTGCATCTATTGCCATTGTTCTCTTATTCCAATTCGTTTGGGTTGGCATTATCATTGAAGCTGTCGTGACAAAAACGTTACCTTCAAGAGAAAAAGTAATTTCTGTTATCTTTTTACTTGCTGGTACATTCTTATCGAGCGGATTATTGGAATCATCAGCCGGCAGCTTTGAGATGAAAGGGATTCTATTAGGCTTATTATCAGCGGTTACCTTTGCAACTTATATTTTTGTAAGTGGTAAAGTTGCTATCGAAGTACCATCATTACCTCGCGGTGTACTATTAATGGCTGGGGCCTTAACGTTAGTTATGATCGTTTTCCCACCAACATTTATTTTTAATGGTGCCATTACACAAGGACTTTGGAAATACGGATTAGCATTAGGAACATTTAGTATTGTTATTCCATCCATCGCCTTTACAATTGGTATTCCAAAAATCGGTTCTGGTCTAGCAACCATTCTTGGCGCAGCAGAACTTCCTGTTACAACAATTATGTCTGTATTCATATTAAAAGAAGCAGTACTGTCTTCTCAGTGGTTTGGTGTAGGTCTTATTCTGGTCGGAATCGCTATTCCACAAATTGCGTATACAATGCGCGGAAGATACCAAAAACATCCTACTCATAAAAAAGTTGCTGCATAATGAAAAGAGGCTTCTCAGTTGAGAAACCTCTTTTTTCGCAAGCTGAATTTAACTTCCTTTCGTGCTAATAATGCCTGTCGGTTGTACAAGCTTTGCAATAAATTTGATCCCCTCCTTGTTATAACTAATACCGGCAATTTTCTCTAGATGAAGAAACACTAAACGGTTATGTTTCTTTAGCACATCAACATATCGTTTGATGACACTTATATTTCCAGTTATCAGAAATGCAATGCGAAGATTCCTTGATCTTCCGCTAAACAATTGAAAAATTCCTCTCTCATATTCACTTGTCTCCTTTACATACAAAAAAGACCATAAATAACGATAACTATTGGAAATTTCCCAGTTGCGTTATAATAGAGTCTCTCGTATTCACACCAATGTTATATTCACTTATCATTTACATGATTTAGTACACTGTATTTTTATGAATTTTCCGTTAATAAAACCGGCGAATTGTAAAGGTTTTTATATTTATATGTAAAAGATTGTAAATCGTATATTTTAACGTTCTGATAAAGTGAAACTTTGATCAGTGGGGGTTTTCTTCATCCCCCACTGATCATTAGTTGAACGAATCGGGCTTTTACGGGCAGTTTATCCCCCACCTAACTTCTTTGCTCCTTGCAGAACTTTGAGGTGGGGGTATTACTGCCCGTTAATGCGGGATAAAAGATTTATCCTAAAGAGATTTATTAAACACCCTATTTTCCTATATAATTACTTACGAAATCATTTTTTCTAATTCCCTTACTTCTTGAAATGAATGATACCATCCATCAACCGAAGCTTACCGTCCGTTCATAAGAGATAAAATGCGTCTTTAGAAAGAAGGTAACGACCATGAAAGCAATTCATTTGCAAAACGAAACGATTGATTTAACTGAAAAACTAATCTCCATTCGTCGTCATTTACACCAATTTCCCGAATTATCATATGAAGAAATTGAAACGACGAAATCCATTAAAAATTGGTTAGAAAAAGCTGACATCACCATTATTGATTCCAATTTAAAAACAGGAGTCATTGCAGAGATTTCTGGTAATAAAAACGGCCCAGTTGTCGCTCTCCGTGCTGATATTGATGCCCTTCCGATTCACGAAGAAACAGGGCTTCCATATGCTTCACAAATTCCTGGTAAAATGCATGCATGTGGTCACGATTTTCATACATCGTCTATTATCGGAGCTGCTTATTTATTAAAAGAAAAAGAAGCTTCACTTAACGGAACTATCCGATTGATTTTTCAACCTGCTGAAGAAAGTGGTGGCGGTGCCTCAAAAGTAATAAAATCTGGCCATTTACAAAATGTAAAAGCTATCTTTGGAATGCATAATAAACCAGATTTACCAGTCGGTACAATCGGTATTAAGGATGGTCCACTCATGGCGGGAGTAGATCGTTTTGAAATTGAAATTAAAGGGGTTGGAACGCATGCAGCTGTACCTGATGCTGGTGTTGATCCAATAGTTGCCTCTTCACAAATTGTCATGGCACTGCAAACCATTGTGAGCCGAAATGTAAGTTCTTTTCATAACGCTGTCGTAAGTGTAACAAACATTCATTCAGGAAATACATGGAACGTTATTCCTGAGAAAGCAACACTAGAAGGAACCGTTCGTACATTCCAAGATGAAACGCGCCAAAGAATCCCTGAACTGATGGACCGTATTATTAAAGGTGTCGCAGCTGCGCTTGGCGTTGAAACAAAACTTCATTGGTATCCGGGCCCACCTTCCGTTCATAATAATACAGAACTTACCGAATTATCAATTGGCATTGCACAACAAATGGGGCTTCAAGTTGTTTCACCAAAGCCCTCTATGGCGGGAGAAGATTTTTCATTTTATCAACAAGAAATTCCTGGTTCATTTGTCTTTATGGGAACAGAAGGTACACATGAATGGCATCACCCTTCCTTTACATTAGATGAAAAGGCATTACCTATTAGCGCACAATATTTTGCCTTGTTAGCTGAGGAAGCTATTAACAAATTATCATAAAGAAAAGCCGTTAAGCGTATCCTTAACGGCTTTTTCATATGTCATTATCTCGCTATTCGTAAGCAGTAATCCCCCACTGATGGAAGTTTCACTTTATGTTAAATCGCGCTTTAAAAATACAGTATAGGAAATCCCTAGGAATACGAATAAATAAATCATCAGAATACAAGACGCAAACGGAAATGATACACCTTGAACTAAATTTCCACTTTTTAATATTCCATACAAATCTGTATTTGCCGGTAATAAAAATTTCACCCATTCATATTTAGATGCTGGTATTAAAATGATTCCACCAGATAACGCCACAAATAAAGAGATACCTATTGCTCCCCCACTCGCTCTCGTTAAAACAGATATCATAAAAGCAAGTGCTGCATACACAAGAGTTGGCACCCATTCTAATATATAATACTGACTCACATCACCAAGTATATTTCGCTCGATAATGTTACCATTTTGTACAATAAATTCCGTCCATGCTGGTTGTTGAAATTTATAAATAATAAACCCATATAACAGTGAGAAAAGCATATTAAATATAAACATTAATGCAGAGAAAATAACAATTGCTACATATTTCGCTGTTAAAATTTTAAATCGATTTGCTGGGCGAATCATTAAAAATTTATAAGTACCCCAGTTGTACTCATTTGCGAAAATTGTACTGGCATATACAAGAATAAATGGTAATAAAATAGGAAAAACAATTAATCCGGTGTCTCTCATAAAGGCTAGAGGTGATTCACCCGCAGGTGGCGTATTCGTATCTAAGTGCTTCATTTTCAGTTGATACTCTTTAACAAGCTCATCTCCTGACCTTTGATTAATAATATCCTGTTTTGTACTTCCGAGTTTCTTTTCAATTTCTGTCGTTCTTTCTGTATACTCTGCTTTCCAATCTCCTGATGGAGACGGAAAATATTTAACAGACACCCAACCTAAGCCAATAACTAAAACTACAATAACGACAAACGGTATAATCGTCCGCTTCAGCTTAAAAATTTTATATATCTCATTATAAACTAAATTAAACAATATCCTTGCCCCCTGTTAACTCTAAAAACTTCTCTTCTAACGTTTTTCGTTCTTCATATACCCGGTAAATACGAATGTTGTGCTCTGTTAATATTTGAATAATCTTTGGAATTTCTTCATTATTCACTGTGAGAATCAATTCGTTGTCTTTCATTGTGACATCATATGTTAAGAACTCTGCTGCCTTCTTCACATCGTTGACACGTATATGGATTGTCTCCATCTCTACTTGTCCATCGTTTTGTACATTTTGTGTTGCTACGTATTGCCCGTGCTGAATAATGATAACTCGATCACACATTAATTCAACTTCAGATAATAAATGACTCGATACAAGCACAGCCTTTCCTTGCTCGTGGGCAATTTTCTTTATGTACATACGCATTTCATGAATTCCATTTGGATCTAGTCCATTTGTTGGTTCGTCTAAAATAAGTACATCTGGATTATGTATAAGTGCTTGCGCAATTCCTAAACGCTGTCTCATCCCAAGAGAATAGGCTTTGACTTTCCGATTGATAACCTGCTGCATTCCTAATAAATGAACAACTTCTTCAATGCGCTCTTCTGTCACATTTCCATTCATTCGTCCAAAGTATGTTAAATTCTCATAGCCGCTTAAAAATGGATAAAACTCTGGGTTTTCAATAACAGCACCAATTTTTGCAACTGTACTTTCAAATTGTTGTCGTACCGATTGACCATCAACCCATACTTCTCCTTCGGTCATACTAATCATACCGACCATCATTCGCATTAATGTCGTTTTCCCAGCACCATTTGGCCCTAACAAACCAACGACCTCACCTTTTTTAACTTCGAAGCTTATATTCTCTACTAACGTCTTTGAACCAATTCGCTTCGTTAGTCGGTCTACTTTCACAATGGATTTTTCATTTGTCATTCTATACAACCTTTCTTTTTAACACTTTTCTTCATACTCTAAGTTTCTTTCACTGTATCATGATTATTTTCCCCTGTAAAACGCAGAAAAAAGACATGATATTTCACGTCTTTTCCTCTACTTTATATGATTGTCCATATTGTGAGTCCTGTACAAACCGATAACATTGCCACATTGATAATACACTTGGCAAGCTAACGAATAGTGTTGTCACTGATAGTGCATATATTGTAATCGGTGCACTGCTTATCCCATGATAGCCTGTTGACTTTATAAAAATAACTGTGAATAATTTCAAAAACAACATGCCATGAATCAATCCAAAAAGAAGGGCTCCTCCCCAAAGTAACAGCTGCTCCTGACATAATAAACAGACAATTTTTCTTTTTTTCATACCGACAGTTTCATACGAGTGGCACTCCTGTCGTCTTTGTTTCAAGAATCCTTTTGTCATCTGGTATGTAACGAAACAGCACACAAAAAATAACAGGATAGACCCGTAATACAAAAGTCCAATTAAGAGCGGTATCTGTTTTATTTTCTCTATTACCGCTTCATTAGATTGAACCGATATGATAAAAAAATATAACATCGCACTCGTCGCAATACATATAAATTGCTTTAATCTTTGGGCAGCATAGTTTTGTATGTTTTTTTGTGCTAACCGAGATAAAGACATAATGATTCCCCCATCTTACTTCCTAACGTCAAACATTCTATACTACCAGTGTATACAAATATCATTTCATTCACATCGAACTACAATCGGAATCTTCCCTAAGACTTAAGTCTTAGAAAAACAAAACAGATACATTGTTAAAGCCGGGCGAATGCAGGAAACTTCACTATCGAATTAAAAAACGGAAATGTTTCACAATAACATTTCCGCTTTTCATCACATGATTTGTTTTTTGAGTCTTTTAAAATAACGATTTCTAAGCAGTAAAAAATAACATGTATGAATGAGTAAAAAAGCACCGATGACGATAACTGAAGAGATAAGAATCGGCGTTGTAAATACTTTTTGCAACGCTATGTAAGCTACACTTGTATGCAAAGCTGCCAATACAAATGGAATAAAAAACAAAGTTCCCATTTGCACCGTCATAATCCGCTTCATTTCCCCTTCATTCATACCTAATTTCATAAGAGATTGATAGTATTGTTGGTCCTGTTCCATATCTGTGAAAAAGCGGAAATATAAAAAACTTACTGCAGATAAATAGAAAATGACTCCAATAAATAAACCGATAAATAAAATTACACTTGCCACTTGCTTAGCCAGATTATGAATCGTCACACGAGAAGTAAATTCATATTGCCCCTCTTGCGTCATTTTCTTTTCCAATTGTTCTGCGAGCTTTGTTGTCTCTTCCCAATTCTGAATGGTATATGCTGTATAACTTGCTGTTTTACTGCTTCCTATAAGCAGCTCATCCACTTCATCTGATACCACATAGATTTTTCCTGAGAATATACCACCTGAAAAAATATTCTGTTCTAATGCACGTGTCACATGCACAGTCTGTTGACTTTCTTGTAAACTCATTTCAAAATCTGTAAAGTTACCACTCATCTTACCTTCCAATCCAAATGATGGAACTCGAACAGCTTCCTTTTCTTTTAATGATACTGTTTCAAAACCAAGCTTCCTTGCAATTTTATTATAGTTCGCCTGGGATAAAATAATAGCTAGTTCTTTTTTATTTTCAACAGATTGAAACTTTACTGGTGTCACTACTTTTTCATATACGATATGTTCTTTTTGAAAAGCCTTTTCGATTTCTGTTTCATATTGTTCCCGCTGCTGTTGATGCTCGTTATATGTAATGAAATTAAACGCAAATGGAATGTTTCGTACCATTTCTGATTTTTGTGTTCCAAGAAAGGCAGCAAATGTACCAATCGCACAAAATGAAACAGTTGAGACAATTGTCACCATAAAAAACATACGCGCGTTATCTTTCATTCGATAGGACAACATAGAAAACGATACTAAATTCGTTTTCTTCCAATATATATGTTTAAATCGTTTTAAAAATCGTATGATAAACACACTAAGCTGTGAGTATAAAAAATATGTACCAATTATTACGATTACAGAAACAGGTAATAATAAAAATGCAACAGTCCCAGGATTAGCTGTAACGGATAACCCATATCCAAGCAAAATAAAACTTCCTGCCAATACAGATAATAGTATAGAAGCTTTCGGTTCTGGTTTTGGTTTTTTATTCCCTTTTAATAGCGCAATGACTTTATTACTTTTCACGAAAAAGCTCGCTATGAAAGATACGAGAAAAAATAAAATAAAAAAGGAAATAACCGTGATTTTAACTGGCTGCATTGGCAAATATAACGGTAAATCTTTCACATGCATCATTGTGCTTGCCAACATAAAAAACAGTTTCCCAAACAAGATGCCCGCTCCTATCCCACTAATGAGAGCGCTAACACCAATTAACATATTTTCTACAAAAATCATCCAAGTCATTTGTATATTTGTCATACCATGAATCACAAATATACCAAACTCTTTATTCCGCATTTTTAAAAAGGTACTAACAGAATAAAAAACAAAGAAAAATGAAAAGAAATAAATAATGTACTCCGCAACAAACATTCCTTGCCGAATCGCTCCAGGAATTTGCTTTCCATTTATTACATCTGGATGATAAATAAAATATGCATATAGAAAAAAGATCATCACTGAAAAGGTACTACTTAGAAAATACGCTGCATACGTTCGTATATTTTGACTTACATTTTTACATGCGAGCTGAGAAAATGTCATATTTCTCCCCTCCCACATCTATTCTTATATTCATCATCATATTAAGTACGACATCTCCTTCTTCATTCTTCCCTTCTACTATAGTAAAAAACGACGGAAGAAAACATCGAACTTCCTTACATACCGCGCCATAGTCTTACAGTTTTGTCATTTTACTTGTCATTTTCAACTTCTATTCGCTTATTCTCTATTGCGATTTTTAAAAACTCCAATAGTTCAGGATTACT
This region includes:
- a CDS encoding cytochrome c biogenesis protein CcdC; its protein translation is MNLVLLSSIVAVCMAVGAMFIRLKAAKKPATLKKIILPPFFMSTGALMYIFPEFRLTPAEILESIGVGLFFSIFLIKTSKFEVREQDIYLKRSKAFVFILIGLLVVRIGFKTYLSQSLDLGQLSGMFFLLAFAMIISWRIAMYRSFTKLQKEMKKEDGFYNEKDMKLT
- a CDS encoding cytochrome c biogenesis protein CcdA, coding for MQDINIFLAFGAGFLSFISPCCLPLYPAFLSYITGMSVSELKEENAMLRRRSMTHTAFFLLGFSIVFIAIGFSTSFLGSFFQDYKDLIRQLGAIFIIAFGLVLIGLFKPTFLMQDRKFTFKSRPSGYIGSVLIGLAFAAGWTPCTGPILVSVIALAATNPESAMIYMIAYILGFAIPFFILSFFITKMSWIKKHSGAFVKIGGYIMIIMGIFLYFNWMTKIIAYFSSLFGGFTGF
- a CDS encoding DMT family transporter codes for the protein MLRYSLLVLLGACSYGILAIFVKLAYAEGFSLGEVIGSQYLFGWFILLGITLLVSRHRVPLKQMLILFIAGTSASFTGIFYYGSLQTVPASIAIVLLFQFVWVGIIIEAVVTKTLPSREKVISVIFLLAGTFLSSGLLESSAGSFEMKGILLGLLSAVTFATYIFVSGKVAIEVPSLPRGVLLMAGALTLVMIVFPPTFIFNGAITQGLWKYGLALGTFSIVIPSIAFTIGIPKIGSGLATILGAAELPVTTIMSVFILKEAVLSSQWFGVGLILVGIAIPQIAYTMRGRYQKHPTHKKVAA
- a CDS encoding M20 peptidase aminoacylase family protein — its product is MKAIHLQNETIDLTEKLISIRRHLHQFPELSYEEIETTKSIKNWLEKADITIIDSNLKTGVIAEISGNKNGPVVALRADIDALPIHEETGLPYASQIPGKMHACGHDFHTSSIIGAAYLLKEKEASLNGTIRLIFQPAEESGGGASKVIKSGHLQNVKAIFGMHNKPDLPVGTIGIKDGPLMAGVDRFEIEIKGVGTHAAVPDAGVDPIVASSQIVMALQTIVSRNVSSFHNAVVSVTNIHSGNTWNVIPEKATLEGTVRTFQDETRQRIPELMDRIIKGVAAALGVETKLHWYPGPPSVHNNTELTELSIGIAQQMGLQVVSPKPSMAGEDFSFYQQEIPGSFVFMGTEGTHEWHHPSFTLDEKALPISAQYFALLAEEAINKLS
- a CDS encoding ABC transporter permease subunit — its product is MFNLVYNEIYKIFKLKRTIIPFVVIVVLVIGLGWVSVKYFPSPSGDWKAEYTERTTEIEKKLGSTKQDIINQRSGDELVKEYQLKMKHLDTNTPPAGESPLAFMRDTGLIVFPILLPFILVYASTIFANEYNWGTYKFLMIRPANRFKILTAKYVAIVIFSALMFIFNMLFSLLYGFIIYKFQQPAWTEFIVQNGNIIERNILGDVSQYYILEWVPTLVYAALAFMISVLTRASGGAIGISLFVALSGGIILIPASKYEWVKFLLPANTDLYGILKSGNLVQGVSFPFASCILMIYLFVFLGISYTVFLKRDLT
- a CDS encoding ABC transporter ATP-binding protein — protein: MTNEKSIVKVDRLTKRIGSKTLVENISFEVKKGEVVGLLGPNGAGKTTLMRMMVGMISMTEGEVWVDGQSVRQQFESTVAKIGAVIENPEFYPFLSGYENLTYFGRMNGNVTEERIEEVVHLLGMQQVINRKVKAYSLGMRQRLGIAQALIHNPDVLILDEPTNGLDPNGIHEMRMYIKKIAHEQGKAVLVSSHLLSEVELMCDRVIIIQHGQYVATQNVQNDGQVEMETIHIRVNDVKKAAEFLTYDVTMKDNELILTVNNEEIPKIIQILTEHNIRIYRVYEERKTLEEKFLELTGGKDIV
- a CDS encoding FtsX-like permease family protein, with product MSLSRLAQKNIQNYAAQRLKQFICIATSAMLYFFIISVQSNEAVIEKIKQIPLLIGLLYYGSILLFFVCCFVTYQMTKGFLKQRRQECHSYETVGMKKRKIVCLLCQEQLLLWGGALLFGLIHGMLFLKLFTVIFIKSTGYHGISSAPITIYALSVTTLFVSLPSVLSMWQCYRFVQDSQYGQSYKVEEKT
- a CDS encoding ABC transporter permease; the encoded protein is MTFSQLACKNVSQNIRTYAAYFLSSTFSVMIFFLYAYFIYHPDVINGKQIPGAIRQGMFVAEYIIYFFSFFFVFYSVSTFLKMRNKEFGIFVIHGMTNIQMTWMIFVENMLIGVSALISGIGAGILFGKLFFMLASTMMHVKDLPLYLPMQPVKITVISFFILFFLVSFIASFFVKSNKVIALLKGNKKPKPEPKASILLSVLAGSFILLGYGLSVTANPGTVAFLLLPVSVIVIIGTYFLYSQLSVFIIRFLKRFKHIYWKKTNLVSFSMLSYRMKDNARMFFMVTIVSTVSFCAIGTFAAFLGTQKSEMVRNIPFAFNFITYNEHQQQREQYETEIEKAFQKEHIVYEKVVTPVKFQSVENKKELAIILSQANYNKIARKLGFETVSLKEKEAVRVPSFGLEGKMSGNFTDFEMSLQESQQTVHVTRALEQNIFSGGIFSGKIYVVSDEVDELLIGSSKTASYTAYTIQNWEETTKLAEQLEKKMTQEGQYEFTSRVTIHNLAKQVASVILFIGLFIGVIFYLSAVSFLYFRFFTDMEQDQQYYQSLMKLGMNEGEMKRIMTVQMGTLFFIPFVLAALHTSVAYIALQKVFTTPILISSVIVIGAFLLIHTCYFLLLRNRYFKRLKKQIM